Below is a genomic region from Pseudomonas frederiksbergensis.
CAGCCAGTAAAACACCTGCGCCTGCGGCTCATGGCTGCGCAGGTACAGCTCACAGGCAGCCCGCGCGTCGAGGCTTTTACCTTCGTTGGCCAAGGTTGCAATGTTTGCCAGCAGAACGCTGGCGTCGGTATTTGACACCCTCTCAACGCTCGGGCGCGGTGCGAGTGCAACGGCGGCAAAAGGTCGGCTGGACACCGGAGGCAATGGAACGCTGCGCACCGGCAACGGCGGTGCAATAAACGCGGGGGGCGGTGCGGTCTCAGGCTCGCAGTGACGGCTGAAGGCGAAGGATTGTGGAATACCGATCGAGCGCATGCCCATACCTCCCAGCAAACTGCCTTCTGCCGGGCCGATAAACAGCACGCCCTCCCCATGAGTCAGGCGCTTGAGCACCTCAAAACCCCGCTTCTGGGTTGGCTGATCGAAATAGATCAGCAGGTTGCGACAAAATACGAAGTCATAAGCTGGCTCATTGGCCAGCAGGGCCGGATCCAGCAGGTTGCCCACCTGCAAACGCACCTGTTCGCGCACCCGATCGCTGAGGCGATAGCCCTCATCTTCAGCGCTGAAATGCCGCTCGCGGAAATCGGCGTGTTGCCCACGAAAGGAGTTCTTGCCGTACCGCGCACATTTGGCCCGCTCAACCGACAGCGGGCTGACGTCCAATCCTTCGACCTTGAATTGATGCGGCGCAAGCCCGGCATCGAACAACGCCATCGCAATCGAATACGGCTCTTCGCCGGTGGAGCACGGCAGACTGAGAATCCGCAACGCGCGCATGCCCTTGATCTCGGCCAGACGCTTGAGCGCCAGTCTGGCCAATGTAGCAAAGGATTCCGGGTAACGGAAAAACCAGGTTTCCGGGACAATCACTGCTTCGATCAGCGCCTGTTGTTCGTCTCGTGAGCCTTGCAGCCGCTGCCAGTACTCATCAGCTGTTTCCAGGTGCTGCGCCGCCGTGCGCTGACGCACTGCCCGCTCGATGATCGCCGGGCCGACGGAGTTCACGTCCAGGCCGATGCGCTCTTTGAGGAAATCGAAAAAACGCTGGTCATCGCTCATGGGTGCTCCTCAAGCATCGCCAGGTCGAGCGGCGGCGACGGGAAAAGCAGCGCCCGCACCTGAGCATCCAGCAAGTCCGCGACACGAACCCATTGCAGCAGCCCTTGCGCGTCTTCACGCACCGGCCCCAGATACGGCGCCTGGCGATTATCCAGGCCATAAGGCTGGAAGTCCGCCGGGTTGCAACGCAGGGTGTCGGTGGCCTGTTCAAGAATCAACCCGAGCAATTGCCCTGGCGTAGCGTCGTCCGGTTGATAGTGCAC
It encodes:
- a CDS encoding CheR family methyltransferase, translating into MSDDQRFFDFLKERIGLDVNSVGPAIIERAVRQRTAAQHLETADEYWQRLQGSRDEQQALIEAVIVPETWFFRYPESFATLARLALKRLAEIKGMRALRILSLPCSTGEEPYSIAMALFDAGLAPHQFKVEGLDVSPLSVERAKCARYGKNSFRGQHADFRERHFSAEDEGYRLSDRVREQVRLQVGNLLDPALLANEPAYDFVFCRNLLIYFDQPTQKRGFEVLKRLTHGEGVLFIGPAEGSLLGGMGMRSIGIPQSFAFSRHCEPETAPPPAFIAPPLPVRSVPLPPVSSRPFAAVALAPRPSVERVSNTDASVLLANIATLANEGKSLDARAACELYLRSHEPQAQVFYWLGLLSDVAGSVLEAQGFYRKALYLQPQHPEALMHLSALLASQGDVVGARRLQERAARSEHTADSERKR
- a CDS encoding chemotaxis protein CheW produces the protein MSELVAKRAAGMAPRQSLFLVFRIGDERYALQAIEVAEVLPRLALKPIARAPSWVAGVFAYRGAVVPVIDVGELAFGQPAQARTSTRLVLVHYQPDDATPGQLLGLILEQATDTLRCNPADFQPYGLDNRQAPYLGPVREDAQGLLQWVRVADLLDAQVRALLFPSPPLDLAMLEEHP